In Leptospira sp. WS58.C1, a single genomic region encodes these proteins:
- a CDS encoding MotA/TolQ/ExbB proton channel family protein, with the protein MHNRYTNLSLRQWIAIALVGGFVLTATLPTFSQDAAPTDANKTEQPSAEKPAEQPAPVEKSGTWGFVDLFNKGGWTMYPLALSSIIALGIIFERIYFLTTSKLLPKGFNIDLGEKVDEKGFEGAKEFIEANPSYKISDILKNGIDVSAGNAEIFAKGIEREAAEVIVVLERGLVILAAVSTIAPLIGFLGTVSGMINAFDAIANADQVNAKVVAGGIKEALITTAAGLIIAIPAMTFHQYLTSRIDGFTSEVEEAANRIYKEFLKRNARA; encoded by the coding sequence ATGCATAATCGATATACTAATCTCTCTCTACGTCAATGGATCGCCATTGCACTTGTAGGAGGATTCGTTCTTACTGCAACTCTACCTACTTTCTCTCAAGATGCTGCGCCTACCGACGCAAATAAAACCGAACAACCGTCCGCAGAAAAACCTGCCGAACAACCTGCCCCGGTCGAAAAAAGCGGAACATGGGGATTTGTGGATCTGTTCAATAAGGGTGGATGGACGATGTATCCATTGGCTCTCTCTTCCATCATCGCTCTCGGAATTATTTTCGAAAGGATCTACTTTCTCACTACTTCCAAACTTCTTCCGAAAGGATTTAATATAGATTTAGGGGAGAAGGTGGATGAAAAAGGTTTCGAAGGTGCGAAAGAATTTATCGAAGCGAATCCTTCTTATAAAATTTCCGACATTCTGAAAAACGGTATCGATGTTTCCGCGGGTAACGCTGAAATTTTCGCAAAAGGTATCGAAAGAGAAGCTGCGGAAGTGATCGTGGTCCTGGAAAGAGGTCTTGTGATCTTAGCGGCTGTTTCGACTATCGCTCCTCTCATCGGGTTCTTAGGAACAGTTTCCGGTATGATCAACGCATTCGATGCGATCGCAAACGCGGACCAAGTGAACGCAAAAGTGGTAGCGGGCGGTATCAAAGAAGCTCTTATCACCACCGCGGCCGGTTTGATCATCGCGATCCCGGCGATGACTTTCCACCAATACCTGACTTCCAGGATCGACGGATTTACTTCCGAAGTAGAAGAAGCTGCAAAC